Genomic window (Deltaproteobacteria bacterium):
GCGTCGTCGCGCCCCGCTCGCGCGGCTCCACCGCCGCGTGGCAGTTCAAGCAGAACCGCCCCGGCGGGCGGTAGAACTCGTCGCGGTGACACTCGTCGCACGGCGCGTGGTCGTTCGCGCCCGGCCGCGCCACCTCGCCGCGCGCGACCGCGTCGGCCGGGTGGCAGTCGGCGCACTGCAGCCCGCGACCGCGATAGCCCGCGATGCGCGGATCGTCGCCCGTGTGCAGCCCGTGCGGAAAGCGGTCGCTGTCGGCCGGCACGACCGCGACCGCGGCGCGCCCGCGCGCGGCACCATCCGACGCGCCACCACACGCGGCGGCCGCACACGCGGCGGCCGCATGCACGACCGCGAGCCAGCGACAAGCTCTGTCCATTGCTCGATACAACTTTTCGATCGACGCACTTGATGCGTATCATTGGCGCCCGTGTCTGGTAAAGGAGGCTCATGACGGTTTCGGCCGCCCTGCCTGCCGGCGACCCCGCCGCCCTGCTGGCGACCGTGCCGTTTTTGTCCGACGTGGATCCGGACGACCTCGCCGACTTCGCGCGGCATTGTGCGGTGCGCCACTACGCGGCCGACGAGGCCATCGTTCGCCAGGGGGAATTCGGCCACTCGATGTTCGTGCTCGCCGCCGGCGCGGTGCGGATTACCGCCACCGACGACGCCGGCACGCGCCTCGAACTCGGCCGGCTGGACCAGCCCGGCAGTTTCTTCGGCGAGGTCGCGCTGCTCGGCCGCGGCGTGCGGTCGGCCACGGTCACCGCCGACGGGCCGGCCACCCTGATCGAGATCGAAAAGAACCGGTTCGACCGGCTCGCGCGCCGCCATGCCAGCGTGCTCGCGGCGCTCGAGCGCGTCTACCACGCGCGGTCGATCTCGACCTACGTGCGCCTGCACCGCTACCTCGGCCAGCTCGACGAGGCGACCCTGTCCGCGCTGATCGACGGCGCCACGATGCGCAAGTTCGCCCGCAACGACGTCGTGTGCCGGGCCGGCGATCCGTCGGACACCGTGCTGCTGGTCAAAGACGGCGTCCTCAAGATGCTGCGCCGGCGTCCCGACGGCCGCGAGTCGATCCTCGCCTATTTCAACACGCACGACGCCTACGGCGTCCACGATCCGCCGTCCGGGCGACCGGCCGACCTGGTGGCGCTCGGCCAGGCCGAAGTGATCTTCTTGCCGCGCGGCCCGTTCGATCAGCTCGCGGTCAGCCACCCGCAGATCTACGAGCGGTTCGGCAAGGACGACATGCACCGGTCGGCTGCGCTGCGCGGCGCGGGCCTAACCGTGCTCAGCGCCGCCGACGCATTCTTGCAGGAGGGCGTCGAGGTCGAGTCCCTGCTCGTCATCGACCTCGACCGCTGCGTGCGCTGCGGAAACTGCGTCCGCGCGTGCCACGACCGCCATCAGTTCACGCGGCTCGACCGGCGCGGGCCGATCTTCCGCCGCCGCAAGCGGGTGGACTCGCCCGAGCACCAGCACCTGCTCATCCCCACCTCGTGCCGGCATTGCCGCGATCCGGAGTGCATGGTCGGCTGCCCCACCGGCGCCATCCACCGGACGCCCGACGGCGAGGTCGACATCAACGACAACTGCATCGGCTGCGACAAC
Coding sequences:
- a CDS encoding 4Fe-4S dicluster domain-containing protein, which codes for MTVSAALPAGDPAALLATVPFLSDVDPDDLADFARHCAVRHYAADEAIVRQGEFGHSMFVLAAGAVRITATDDAGTRLELGRLDQPGSFFGEVALLGRGVRSATVTADGPATLIEIEKNRFDRLARRHASVLAALERVYHARSISTYVRLHRYLGQLDEATLSALIDGATMRKFARNDVVCRAGDPSDTVLLVKDGVLKMLRRRPDGRESILAYFNTHDAYGVHDPPSGRPADLVALGQAEVIFLPRGPFDQLAVSHPQIYERFGKDDMHRSAALRGAGLTVLSAADAFLQEGVEVESLLVIDLDRCVRCGNCVRACHDRHQFTRLDRRGPIFRRRKRVDSPEHQHLLIPTSCRHCRDPECMVGCPTGAIHRTPDGEVDINDNCIGCDNCARKCPYDNITMMPLPEDQQRDGVVKRAIKCNLCRGYAYSNCVYNCPRGAVLRVDPLRYFDELALVMEPEQVEAIEWARKRAEQAGTLGTKQQVLPRSTRFIKVSLAVFAVGLAGLIGAFLRSPAPRVGGSSWGLTFGVVATGCLAFAMLLGARKRMRTRALGHLEVWTQYHMVVGALGFVAALAHAGFRITGVFTTALLAVFAVEVATGIAGQVLYTVVPRLLTRLERHGLAKLIEDLLAEEIELSDGIAELVDRAPADVQALVRGPIAAASGTVRQRYRADYDPVAHVDRVRALLSAKLAAVPPAHAATVDRVLRDTNRLLDVRAQLRLHRAMKTWLIVHLAAAGALAVLVPVHIVAMLTVL